One stretch of Streptomyces agglomeratus DNA includes these proteins:
- a CDS encoding LppX_LprAFG lipoprotein, translating into MFELRKGLRTGAMGVAGAVACTALVACGSDSSDAGDKSAEKNQAEKKSPGVQEDGTAAVRTAYDKTAEAETARMTLTTRTSAQGKSVAAKGQGVIDLSEGDSEMTLSAGGQRIEQRVVDGIVYQKLPKAQQAKVPGKKPWVKIDLAKAAQQNGGSSQVNDPAESAGFAKGVTDKDVKKIGTEQIAGTNTTRYRVTVDVDKLARTGDPAKADRLKKQLGPTLPMDVWLDDDGRIRRQQMDMHLKAPGGAAADGPQKADVRTVIEFSDFGAELDVEPPAAARTADLTGRAKQ; encoded by the coding sequence ATGTTCGAGTTACGCAAGGGCCTGAGGACCGGAGCCATGGGCGTGGCGGGAGCCGTCGCGTGCACCGCGTTGGTGGCGTGCGGGAGCGACAGCTCGGACGCGGGTGACAAGTCGGCCGAAAAGAACCAGGCCGAGAAGAAGAGCCCGGGCGTTCAGGAGGACGGCACCGCGGCTGTGCGTACCGCCTACGACAAGACCGCTGAGGCGGAAACCGCGCGCATGACGCTGACCACGCGCACCTCCGCCCAGGGCAAGTCCGTGGCCGCCAAGGGCCAGGGCGTCATCGACCTCTCCGAGGGCGACAGCGAAATGACGCTCTCGGCCGGGGGCCAGAGGATCGAGCAGCGGGTGGTCGACGGCATCGTCTACCAGAAGCTGCCCAAGGCGCAGCAGGCGAAGGTCCCCGGCAAGAAGCCCTGGGTCAAGATCGACCTCGCCAAGGCTGCCCAGCAGAACGGCGGTTCCTCGCAGGTGAACGACCCGGCCGAGTCCGCCGGCTTCGCCAAGGGCGTGACCGACAAGGACGTCAAGAAGATCGGCACGGAGCAAATCGCCGGCACGAACACCACCCGTTACCGCGTCACGGTCGACGTCGACAAGCTCGCCCGCACGGGCGACCCGGCCAAGGCCGACCGGCTGAAGAAGCAGCTCGGGCCGACCCTGCCGATGGACGTGTGGCTGGACGACGACGGGCGAATCCGCCGCCAGCAGATGGACATGCACCTGAAGGCGCCCGGCGGCGCGGCGGCCGACGGCCCGCAGAAGGCCGACGTCCGGACCGTCATCGAGTTCAGCGACTTCGGTGCCGAGCTGGACGTCGAACCCCCGGCAGCGGCCCGGACCGCCGACCTGACCGGCAGGGCGAAGCAGTAG
- a CDS encoding cellulose binding domain-containing protein, which produces MSTTTHRRTASGRTKALGAVVAAAVTGGAAFMFTGTAQAASVGAAYTRTSGWEGGYTGQYVVTNETGTAQSDWTLEFDLPAGTRIGSLWNAEYEADGRHVTVRPANWTRNLAPGASVTVGFVASAEGRGTAGEPTGCLINEVKCSVDPGATPQPGGRPTGPTKPPASATPPQKPTSAPPAGASPTTAPPTSAAPTTAPPATAPAATAPPAATGARFAPYVDTSLHPAYDLLDTATRTGVKEFNLAFITSGGDCAPLWGGVTGLTSDKVAAQIGALRARGGDVRVSFGGAAGSELALRCSSADALADAYGKVVDAYKLTKVDFDIEGAALPDSAANTRRARAIAQLQKKHPDLDVSFTLPVMPEGLTQPGIGLLADARENGVRINAVNIMAMDYGPAYSGDMGTYAVQAATATQAQLKGVFGLSDAAAWKTVAVTPMIGVNDVTTEIFKVDDAAQLVKFAGEKGIGRLSMWSSTRDQECPGGAKGSADATCSSIVQQPLAFTRAFAAYN; this is translated from the coding sequence ATGAGCACAACGACGCACCGGCGCACGGCGAGCGGCCGGACCAAGGCGCTCGGCGCGGTCGTCGCCGCGGCGGTGACCGGTGGCGCGGCTTTCATGTTCACCGGGACGGCGCAGGCCGCTTCGGTCGGCGCGGCGTACACCAGGACCAGTGGCTGGGAAGGCGGTTACACCGGTCAGTACGTCGTCACCAATGAGACCGGCACCGCGCAGTCGGACTGGACGCTCGAATTCGACCTGCCGGCGGGGACGAGGATCGGCTCCCTGTGGAACGCCGAGTACGAGGCCGACGGCCGGCACGTGACGGTCAGGCCCGCGAACTGGACCAGGAACCTGGCGCCCGGCGCGTCGGTGACCGTCGGCTTCGTCGCCTCCGCCGAGGGCCGGGGCACGGCGGGGGAGCCCACTGGTTGCCTGATCAACGAGGTGAAGTGCTCGGTCGACCCGGGCGCCACGCCGCAGCCGGGCGGACGGCCGACCGGGCCCACGAAGCCGCCCGCTTCCGCCACTCCCCCGCAGAAGCCGACGAGCGCTCCCCCGGCCGGCGCCTCCCCCACGACCGCGCCACCGACGAGTGCCGCACCGACCACGGCGCCCCCGGCCACCGCGCCTGCGGCCACCGCTCCACCGGCGGCCACCGGCGCCAGGTTCGCCCCGTACGTCGACACGTCGCTCCACCCGGCGTACGACCTGCTGGACACCGCCACCCGGACCGGCGTGAAGGAGTTCAACCTGGCCTTCATCACGTCCGGCGGCGACTGCGCGCCGCTGTGGGGCGGGGTCACGGGCCTGACGAGCGACAAGGTCGCCGCCCAGATCGGCGCGCTGCGCGCCAGGGGCGGCGACGTACGGGTCTCCTTCGGTGGCGCGGCGGGCAGCGAGCTGGCGCTCCGCTGTTCCTCGGCCGACGCGCTGGCGGACGCGTACGGCAAGGTGGTGGACGCCTACAAGCTCACGAAGGTCGACTTCGACATCGAGGGCGCGGCCCTGCCGGACAGCGCCGCGAACACGCGCCGCGCCCGGGCGATAGCCCAGCTCCAGAAGAAGCACCCGGACCTCGACGTGTCCTTCACGCTGCCGGTGATGCCCGAGGGGCTGACCCAGCCGGGCATCGGCCTGCTCGCCGACGCCAGGGAGAACGGGGTGCGGATCAACGCGGTCAACATCATGGCGATGGACTACGGACCCGCGTACAGCGGTGACATGGGTACGTACGCCGTCCAGGCCGCGACCGCCACGCAGGCGCAGCTCAAGGGCGTGTTCGGGCTGTCGGACGCGGCGGCGTGGAAGACGGTCGCCGTCACCCCGATGATCGGCGTCAACGACGTGACCACGGAGATCTTCAAGGTCGACGACGCGGCGCAGCTCGTGAAGTTCGCCGGGGAGAAGGGCATCGGACGGCTCTCCATGTGGTCCTCGACCCGCGACCAGGAGTGCCCGGGCGGCGCGAAGGGCTCCGCCGACGCCACGTGCAGCTCGATCGTGCAGCAGCCGCTGGCCTTCACCAGGGCGTTCGCGGCGTACAACTAG
- a CDS encoding CBS domain-containing protein, translated as MNKQLKARDIMTSGVQCVGAHQSLFDAAQMMRDLNVGCLPICGDDNRLTGLITDRDIVVKCCAEGVDPATVQAGTLGGHVHWIDADADANEALQTMETHQIKRVPVIDVAGGHQLVGMITEANLAKNLTDEQIAEFATRVYANVAG; from the coding sequence ATGAACAAGCAGCTCAAGGCCCGCGACATCATGACCAGCGGGGTGCAGTGCGTCGGTGCGCATCAGTCGCTGTTCGACGCGGCGCAGATGATGCGCGACCTGAACGTCGGCTGTCTGCCCATCTGCGGCGACGACAACAGGCTCACCGGCCTGATCACCGACCGCGACATCGTCGTGAAGTGCTGCGCCGAGGGCGTGGACCCGGCGACGGTGCAGGCCGGAACGCTCGGCGGGCACGTGCACTGGATCGACGCCGACGCGGACGCCAACGAGGCGCTCCAGACCATGGAGACGCACCAGATCAAGCGCGTCCCGGTCATCGACGTCGCCGGCGGCCACCAGCTGGTCGGAATGATCACCGAAGCCAACCTCGCGAAGAACCTCACCGACGAGCAGATCGCGGAGTTCGCCACCCGCGTCTACGCGAACGTCGCCGGATAG
- a CDS encoding AAA family ATPase, whose product MNRPLSAGAPAFDPGAEAGRATAAILHDTLHGTHRGVVVDSPPGAGKSTLVVRAALELAGAGRPLMVIAQTNAQVDDLVLRLAEKAPDLPVGRLHSSDTDPYDKALDDLGHVRKSSKAADLAGLGVVISTAAKWAHVKTTEPWTHAIVDEAYQMRSDALLAVAGLFERALFVGDPGQLDPFSIVGADQWAGLSYDPSASAVSTLLAHNPELPQHRLPVSWRLPASAAPLVSDAFYPYTPFRSGTDHGDRRLSFGVPSDGSGPDRVLDEAAASGWGLLELPARHTPRTDPEAVGAVAQVVRRLLDRGGAAVSERSPDPVPLTADRVAVGTAHRDQAAAVRAALAGLGVTGVAVDTANRLQGREFDVTVVLHPLSGRPDATAFHLETGRLCVLASRHRHACVVVCREGVADLLDQHPSTEPVQLGVTVKFPDGWEANHAVLAHLTEHRVRYRG is encoded by the coding sequence GTGAACCGGCCCCTCTCCGCCGGAGCTCCGGCCTTCGACCCCGGCGCCGAGGCCGGCCGGGCGACGGCGGCGATCCTCCACGACACGCTGCACGGCACGCACCGCGGCGTCGTCGTCGATTCGCCGCCCGGCGCGGGCAAGTCGACGCTCGTGGTACGGGCCGCGCTCGAACTGGCCGGAGCCGGGCGCCCGTTGATGGTGATCGCGCAGACCAACGCCCAGGTCGACGACCTGGTCCTGCGGCTCGCGGAGAAAGCACCTGACCTCCCGGTCGGCCGGCTCCACAGCAGTGACACCGACCCGTACGACAAGGCCCTCGACGACCTGGGACACGTACGGAAGTCCTCGAAGGCCGCCGACCTCGCGGGTCTGGGTGTCGTCATCTCGACGGCCGCGAAGTGGGCCCATGTGAAGACCACGGAGCCGTGGACGCACGCGATCGTCGACGAGGCGTACCAGATGCGTTCGGACGCGCTGCTCGCCGTGGCCGGGCTCTTCGAGCGGGCGCTGTTCGTCGGCGACCCGGGTCAGCTGGACCCGTTCTCCATTGTCGGCGCCGACCAGTGGGCCGGGCTGTCGTACGACCCGTCGGCCAGCGCGGTCTCGACGCTGCTGGCCCACAACCCCGAACTCCCGCAGCACCGCCTGCCGGTGTCCTGGCGGCTCCCGGCGTCGGCCGCGCCGCTGGTCTCGGACGCGTTCTACCCGTACACGCCCTTCCGCAGCGGCACGGACCACGGCGACCGGCGGCTGTCCTTCGGCGTCCCGTCCGACGGCTCGGGCCCCGACCGGGTGCTGGACGAGGCGGCCGCTTCGGGCTGGGGGCTCCTGGAGCTGCCCGCCCGCCACACCCCGCGCACGGACCCGGAGGCGGTGGGGGCGGTCGCCCAGGTCGTACGCCGCCTGCTGGACCGGGGCGGCGCGGCGGTCAGCGAGCGCTCCCCGGACCCGGTCCCGCTCACGGCGGACCGGGTGGCGGTCGGCACGGCCCACCGCGACCAGGCGGCGGCGGTCCGGGCGGCGCTGGCCGGCCTCGGCGTCACGGGGGTCGCGGTGGACACGGCGAACCGCCTCCAGGGCCGCGAGTTCGACGTGACGGTGGTGCTGCATCCGTTGTCGGGGCGGCCCGACGCGACGGCGTTCCACCTGGAGACGGGCCGGCTGTGCGTCCTGGCTTCGCGGCACCGGCACGCGTGCGTGGTGGTGTGCCGGGAGGGGGTGGCGGACCTGCTCGACCAGCACCCTTCGACGGAGCCGGTGCAGCTGGGCGTCACGGTCAAGTTCCCGGACGGCTGGGAGGCGAACCACGCGGTCCTGGCGCACCTGACGGAACACCGCGTGCGCTACCGGGGGTGA
- a CDS encoding sensor histidine kinase: protein MRWALVKVSLAVTAMVVVAFAVPLGLVIKEMARDRAFSNAERWAATIGPTLSITTDRDSLNRAVQTTEVGIEGRMAVHVPATGEAGSLPLEIGRRRAAQRDLETTRRIGRASISEVTGGFALLQPTAVASGKIAVVEVFVPEDDVSNGVATAWLVLAGVGLALIVGSVAVADRLGVRMVQPAQRLAGAAHDLGEGRLGVRVPEEGPTELRSAAVAFNSMADQVVQLLANERELAADLSHRLRTPLTVLRLNAASLGEGPAADQTRAAVEQLEREVDTIIRTARDQRSQTQGAAGSGPGAGCDVSEVVRERMDFWSALAEDEGRKVRLAGVERPVRIPVARPELVAALDALLGNVFRHTPVGTAFSVDVHNGDDAVIVLVSDAGPGISDPKAALVRGNSGGRDGSTGLGLDIVRRVAESTGGDVRIGHSVLGGTEVRIWIGLGPGGRTAGDQNGHRLGRRKRGTGAGRGPGKRSAGLKL from the coding sequence ATGAGGTGGGCGCTGGTCAAGGTGAGCCTGGCCGTCACCGCGATGGTCGTCGTCGCCTTCGCCGTACCGCTCGGACTCGTCATCAAGGAGATGGCCAGGGACCGGGCCTTCTCCAACGCCGAGCGCTGGGCCGCCACCATCGGCCCCACCCTGTCCATCACCACGGACCGCGACTCGCTCAACCGGGCCGTCCAGACCACCGAGGTCGGCATCGAGGGGCGCATGGCCGTGCATGTCCCGGCCACCGGCGAGGCCGGCAGCCTGCCGCTGGAGATCGGCCGGCGCCGGGCGGCGCAGCGGGATCTGGAGACCACGCGGCGGATCGGCCGCGCGTCGATCTCGGAGGTGACGGGTGGCTTCGCGCTGCTCCAGCCGACCGCGGTCGCCAGCGGGAAGATCGCCGTGGTGGAGGTGTTCGTGCCGGAGGACGACGTCAGCAACGGCGTGGCGACGGCGTGGCTCGTGCTGGCGGGCGTCGGCCTCGCCCTGATCGTCGGCTCGGTGGCGGTCGCCGACCGGCTGGGCGTACGGATGGTCCAGCCGGCCCAGCGGCTCGCGGGCGCCGCGCACGACCTGGGGGAGGGGCGGCTCGGCGTACGCGTCCCCGAGGAGGGGCCGACCGAACTGCGGTCCGCCGCCGTCGCGTTCAACTCCATGGCCGACCAGGTCGTACAGCTGCTGGCCAACGAGCGTGAACTGGCGGCCGACCTGTCGCACCGGCTGCGGACCCCGCTGACCGTGCTGCGCCTGAACGCCGCCTCACTGGGCGAGGGACCGGCCGCCGACCAGACCAGGGCGGCGGTCGAGCAGCTGGAGCGCGAGGTCGACACGATCATCCGTACGGCACGTGACCAGCGGTCCCAGACGCAGGGAGCCGCCGGGTCGGGCCCCGGCGCGGGCTGTGACGTGTCGGAAGTCGTCCGCGAGCGCATGGACTTCTGGTCGGCGCTGGCGGAGGACGAGGGCCGGAAGGTGCGACTCGCGGGCGTCGAGCGTCCGGTACGCATCCCCGTCGCCCGGCCGGAACTCGTGGCGGCGCTCGACGCGCTGCTGGGCAACGTCTTCCGGCACACCCCCGTGGGAACGGCCTTCTCGGTGGACGTGCACAACGGTGACGACGCCGTCATCGTGCTGGTCTCCGACGCGGGCCCCGGCATCTCCGACCCGAAGGCGGCCCTGGTGCGCGGCAACAGCGGGGGCAGGGACGGGTCCACGGGCCTCGGCCTGGACATCGTGCGGCGGGTCGCGGAGTCGACGGGCGGCGACGTACGGATCGGGCATTCGGTGCTCGGCGGTACGGAGGTCCGCATCTGGATCGGGCTGGGGCCCGGCGGGCGCACGGCGGGGGACCAGAACGGTCACCGGCTGGGGCGCCGCAAGCGGGGGACAGGCGCGGGCAGGGGGCCCGGTAAGCGGTCCGCGGGCCTGAAGCTTTAA
- a CDS encoding spermidine synthase — MAKNNKRRERAAPEPVAAPVDGGLAELIPDRDRPRGWTLRIDGAPQSHVDLDDPSYLDFAYQRRLGHVIDLVAPPGQPVHVLHLGGGAFTLARYAAATRPRSTQQVVEVDAALVQLVRRELPLDAQARVRVRSGDARAGLGKVADGWADLVIADVFSGARTPGHLTSAEFLADVRRVLKPGGSYAANLADGPPLAYLRGQIATAAAVWPELALAADPAVLRGRRFGNAVLLASDGALPLAEWTRRVATDPHPGRVAHGRELADFTGGAAVVTDASARPSPQPPPDAFT, encoded by the coding sequence GTGGCCAAGAACAACAAGCGGCGCGAGCGCGCCGCCCCCGAGCCCGTCGCCGCTCCCGTCGACGGCGGACTCGCCGAGCTGATACCCGACCGGGACCGCCCGCGCGGCTGGACCCTCAGGATCGACGGCGCCCCGCAGTCCCACGTGGACCTCGACGACCCGTCGTACCTCGACTTCGCGTACCAGCGACGACTGGGCCACGTCATCGACCTCGTGGCCCCGCCGGGACAGCCCGTGCACGTCCTGCATCTGGGCGGCGGTGCCTTCACCCTGGCCCGTTACGCCGCCGCCACCCGGCCCCGCTCCACGCAGCAGGTCGTGGAGGTGGACGCGGCGCTCGTCCAGCTGGTGCGCAGGGAACTCCCGCTCGACGCCCAGGCCCGTGTCCGCGTGCGCTCCGGCGACGCCCGCGCCGGTCTCGGCAAGGTCGCGGACGGCTGGGCGGACCTGGTGATCGCCGACGTGTTCAGCGGCGCCCGTACACCCGGGCACCTCACCAGCGCCGAATTCCTCGCCGACGTACGCAGGGTGCTGAAGCCCGGGGGCAGTTACGCCGCCAACCTCGCCGACGGGCCGCCGCTCGCGTACCTGCGTGGCCAGATCGCCACCGCCGCCGCCGTCTGGCCCGAACTCGCCCTGGCCGCCGACCCGGCCGTGCTGCGCGGCCGGCGGTTCGGCAACGCGGTGCTGCTGGCATCGGACGGTGCGCTGCCGCTCGCCGAATGGACCCGCCGCGTCGCGACCGACCCGCACCCCGGCCGGGTGGCACACGGCCGGGAACTGGCCGACTTCACGGGCGGCGCCGCCGTCGTCACCGACGCGAGCGCCCGGCCCTCACCGCAGCCGCCGCCGGACGCCTTCACGTGA
- a CDS encoding cupin domain-containing protein, translating into MATLVCRNFDSADETRPFEEGKGRLDLINTDRGPVGRAVFEPGWQWSKHVKPIAGTESCQAAHTGYIAGGRMKIVMDDGESVEAGPGDFISIAPGHDAWVVGDEPCVTLDWVGFGDYAVPAGS; encoded by the coding sequence ATGGCCACGCTCGTGTGCAGGAACTTCGACTCCGCCGACGAGACCCGTCCGTTCGAGGAGGGCAAGGGCAGGCTCGATCTGATCAACACCGACCGGGGCCCCGTCGGCCGCGCGGTCTTCGAGCCGGGCTGGCAGTGGTCCAAGCACGTCAAGCCCATCGCCGGGACCGAAAGCTGCCAGGCGGCCCACACCGGTTACATCGCCGGCGGGCGGATGAAGATCGTCATGGACGACGGCGAGAGCGTCGAAGCCGGGCCCGGCGACTTCATCTCCATCGCGCCCGGCCACGACGCGTGGGTGGTCGGCGACGAACCCTGCGTGACCCTCGACTGGGTCGGCTTCGGGGACTACGCCGTACCCGCCGGCTCCTGA
- a CDS encoding response regulator transcription factor — MASVLVVEDDQFVRSALIRHLTEATHTVRSVGTALEALREVAHFSFDVVILDLGLPDLDGSEALKMLRGITDVPVIIATARDDEAEIVRLLNDGADDYLVKPFSVEHLSARMAAVLRRSRAVAGAEPPSRVIRVGGLSVDPLRRQAELDGSRLDLTRREFDLLAFLAGRPGVVVARKELLAEVWQQSYGDDQTIDVHLSWLRRKLGETAASPRYLHTLRGVGVKLEPPR, encoded by the coding sequence ATGGCAAGTGTGCTCGTGGTCGAGGACGACCAGTTCGTACGTTCCGCCCTCATCCGGCACCTGACCGAAGCCACCCACACGGTGCGCAGCGTCGGTACGGCACTGGAGGCGCTGCGCGAGGTCGCCCATTTCAGCTTCGACGTGGTCATTCTCGACCTCGGTCTGCCGGATCTGGACGGGTCGGAGGCCCTGAAGATGCTGCGCGGCATCACCGACGTACCGGTGATCATCGCGACCGCGCGCGACGACGAGGCGGAGATCGTACGGCTGCTGAACGACGGCGCCGACGACTACCTCGTCAAGCCCTTCTCCGTCGAGCACCTGTCCGCCCGCATGGCCGCCGTCCTGCGGCGCTCCCGCGCCGTCGCGGGCGCCGAGCCGCCGTCCCGGGTGATCCGGGTCGGCGGGCTGTCGGTCGACCCGCTGCGCCGGCAGGCCGAACTGGACGGGTCGCGCCTCGACCTGACCCGCCGTGAGTTCGACCTGCTGGCCTTCCTCGCGGGGCGGCCCGGAGTCGTCGTGGCGCGCAAGGAGCTGCTCGCCGAGGTGTGGCAGCAGAGCTACGGCGACGACCAGACCATCGACGTGCACCTGTCCTGGCTGCGGCGCAAGCTCGGCGAGACGGCGGCGAGCCCCCGCTATCTGCACACCCTGCGCGGGGTCGGCGTGAAGCTGGAGCCGCCGCGATGA
- a CDS encoding phosphatase PAP2 family protein: MESVRMQDTAPRRRPRWWTELLLVVVVYAAYTGGRLFVRGGEAAAVENGLSILRAEKLLRLNAEHPLNRLFTEHSWLGIPADFAYASLHYLVTPAILVWLFRRRTARYRAARTWLMLSTLLGLVGFTFAPTCPPRLLDAGHGFVDTMAQYSVYGWWGAEASAPRGLGGMTNQYAAMPSLHVGWALWCGVMLWRHGRTPLMRTLGVAYPLLTTFVVMGTANHYFLDAVAGAAVMGLGAALTRPFIRGADRVRERFGPGRGAAGSAIATGIVSTGCETSEGERIPGQRTRTHTSASAPAGGATDADAGAGDGAPAAAR; the protein is encoded by the coding sequence ATGGAGAGCGTCCGGATGCAGGACACCGCGCCCCGCAGAAGACCCCGCTGGTGGACCGAGCTGCTGCTCGTCGTGGTGGTCTACGCCGCCTACACGGGCGGGCGGCTGTTCGTTCGCGGCGGCGAGGCGGCGGCGGTCGAGAACGGGCTGTCGATACTGCGTGCCGAGAAGCTCCTGCGGCTGAACGCCGAACATCCCCTCAACCGGCTGTTCACCGAACACTCCTGGCTCGGGATACCCGCCGACTTCGCGTACGCGTCGCTGCACTACCTCGTCACCCCGGCGATCCTCGTCTGGCTCTTCCGGCGGCGGACCGCCCGCTACCGGGCCGCGCGCACCTGGCTGATGCTCTCGACCCTCCTCGGCCTCGTCGGCTTCACGTTCGCGCCGACCTGCCCGCCGCGCCTCCTCGACGCCGGGCACGGCTTCGTCGACACGATGGCGCAGTACAGCGTGTACGGCTGGTGGGGCGCCGAGGCGAGCGCGCCGCGCGGTCTCGGCGGCATGACCAACCAGTACGCCGCGATGCCGAGCCTGCACGTGGGCTGGGCGCTGTGGTGCGGGGTGATGCTGTGGCGGCACGGGCGTACGCCGCTGATGAGGACGCTCGGCGTCGCGTACCCCCTGCTGACCACTTTCGTGGTGATGGGTACCGCCAACCACTACTTCCTCGACGCGGTCGCCGGGGCCGCGGTGATGGGTCTCGGAGCCGCCCTCACCAGGCCGTTCATACGAGGTGCGGACCGGGTGCGGGAGCGCTTCGGGCCCGGACGGGGCGCGGCCGGATCGGCGATCGCCACCGGCATTGTCAGTACCGGATGCGAGACTTCCGAGGGTGAGCGAATCCCTGGGCAGCGGACCCGTACCCACACCTCCGCGAGTGCCCCCGCAGGCGGCGCCACCGACGCCGACGCCGGCGCCGGCGACGGCGCTCCGGCAGCGGCTCGCTGA
- a CDS encoding DUF3303 family protein, whose protein sequence is MRVMLHAHVDTESGNEAIRNGKMPQMMNSVMEQLKPEAAYFFPSMGRRSCMFIFDMQDSSQLPPVAETFFMELGAEVEIVPVMNADDLKKGLESLKTRG, encoded by the coding sequence ATGAGGGTCATGCTGCACGCCCATGTCGACACGGAGTCCGGGAACGAGGCGATCAGAAACGGCAAGATGCCGCAGATGATGAACTCGGTCATGGAACAGCTCAAGCCCGAGGCCGCCTACTTCTTCCCCAGCATGGGCCGGCGGTCCTGCATGTTCATCTTCGACATGCAGGACAGCTCGCAGCTGCCCCCGGTCGCGGAGACGTTCTTCATGGAACTCGGCGCGGAGGTCGAGATCGTGCCGGTGATGAACGCCGACGACCTCAAGAAGGGGCTGGAGAGCCTGAAGACCCGGGGCTGA
- a CDS encoding histidine phosphatase family protein: MAPRILLARHGQTEWSLSGKHTGRTDIPLLDEGRRGAKLLGERLHRAPLDGLPDAEVRTSPLRRASETCAIAGFADRAQEWDALMEWDYGAYEGMTPAEIKERQADWFIWRDGVPDGETLQQLSDRADEVIAWAHSADRDALIFAHGHILRALGARWLGLDVSFAARIRLDPTSLSVLGWAYGDPAIERWNDTGHLTA; this comes from the coding sequence ATGGCACCGCGCATCCTGCTGGCCCGGCACGGACAGACGGAGTGGTCCCTCTCCGGGAAGCACACCGGCAGGACCGACATCCCCCTGCTCGACGAGGGCCGCCGCGGCGCGAAACTCCTCGGCGAGCGCCTGCACCGGGCGCCGCTCGACGGCCTCCCGGACGCCGAGGTGCGCACCAGCCCCCTGCGGCGGGCGAGCGAGACCTGCGCCATCGCCGGGTTCGCCGACCGCGCGCAGGAGTGGGACGCGCTGATGGAGTGGGACTACGGGGCGTACGAGGGCATGACGCCGGCCGAGATCAAGGAGCGGCAGGCCGACTGGTTCATCTGGCGCGACGGGGTGCCGGACGGTGAGACGCTCCAGCAGCTCTCGGACCGCGCGGACGAGGTCATCGCCTGGGCGCACTCGGCCGACCGCGACGCGCTGATCTTCGCGCACGGCCACATCCTGCGCGCGCTGGGCGCCCGCTGGCTCGGCCTGGACGTGTCGTTCGCCGCCCGCATCCGGCTGGACCCGACGTCCCTGTCCGTCCTCGGCTGGGCGTACGGCGACCCGGCGATCGAGCGCTGGAACGACACGGGCCACCTCACGGCCTGA